The Methanobacterium formicicum genome includes a region encoding these proteins:
- a CDS encoding MFS transporter translates to MMVPINASIINVSLPTISVYFGVALTTVQWVLISYLITLLGFVLFFSRLGDFYGQERVYMAGLVGFVATSLLCSLSPSVEALIIFRGLQGLAAAMMISVSMALVRRSFPSHILGRALGIYAVAIAAGLALGPAIGGVISGYLGWRAIFLVNVPTGILDFVFCYQILKRSTRTAVKWDIPGTLLQFLGLFLTVLTLNLVEQASYLFAAFTGVGAVVMLGLFVYQELHCEHPVLDLRLFKRKTFGAFNLSLHFNYLCMYMMFFAVPFYLQKVLHLDQATTGLVLTASPILMMVVAPISGMVSDRFGSRIPAFAGSMVSAAALLSMTQLTVNSTAGDVFIRLAVMGLGVALFQSPTNKALMSQLPTEKSGVASGIIATTRNLGMVFAVCYAGLLIHLAISPELMQASQLQGVAAANLTSGLHLVVIFGAILSVGMAVLSLAGLKNKKKALVKYEQVALKKTIQMEQKMVKTVGMALMVMVQHTK, encoded by the coding sequence ATGATGGTTCCCATTAACGCCAGCATCATCAACGTATCCCTACCCACCATCTCCGTCTACTTTGGAGTGGCCCTGACCACAGTCCAGTGGGTACTGATCTCATATTTGATAACCCTTTTAGGCTTTGTCCTATTCTTCTCCCGGTTAGGAGACTTCTACGGACAGGAAAGGGTGTACATGGCTGGTCTGGTGGGATTTGTAGCCACATCACTACTCTGTAGTTTATCCCCTTCAGTGGAAGCTCTCATCATCTTCCGGGGACTGCAGGGACTGGCCGCGGCCATGATGATCAGTGTGTCCATGGCCCTGGTCCGCCGATCCTTCCCCAGCCACATACTAGGAAGAGCCCTGGGAATATACGCCGTGGCCATAGCTGCCGGCCTGGCCCTAGGACCCGCCATTGGAGGAGTGATTTCTGGATATCTGGGATGGAGAGCCATATTCCTGGTGAACGTACCCACGGGAATACTGGACTTCGTATTCTGTTACCAGATCCTCAAGCGCAGCACCCGTACAGCAGTTAAATGGGACATACCCGGTACCTTGTTACAGTTTCTGGGCCTGTTTTTAACCGTACTAACCTTGAACCTGGTGGAACAGGCCAGTTATCTTTTCGCTGCCTTCACCGGGGTAGGGGCCGTGGTCATGCTGGGCCTCTTTGTTTACCAGGAACTTCACTGCGAACACCCGGTCCTGGATTTAAGACTCTTCAAAAGGAAGACCTTCGGGGCCTTTAACCTCAGCCTGCACTTCAACTACCTGTGCATGTACATGATGTTCTTTGCCGTGCCCTTCTACCTCCAGAAGGTCCTCCACCTGGACCAGGCCACCACTGGCCTGGTGTTAACTGCCTCACCCATCCTGATGATGGTGGTGGCCCCCATCAGTGGTATGGTCTCCGACCGCTTCGGATCCCGGATCCCGGCCTTTGCCGGGTCTATGGTTTCCGCGGCGGCCCTATTATCCATGACCCAGTTAACGGTAAACTCCACTGCGGGGGATGTGTTCATCCGCCTGGCAGTGATGGGACTGGGAGTGGCCCTGTTCCAGTCACCCACCAACAAGGCCCTGATGAGCCAGCTACCCACTGAAAAATCAGGGGTGGCCTCCGGTATCATTGCCACCACCCGTAACCTGGGGATGGTGTTTGCCGTGTGTTATGCAGGACTTTTAATCCACCTGGCCATATCCCCTGAACTCATGCAGGCCAGCCAACTACAGGGAGTGGCTGCTGCCAATTTAACCAGTGGACTGCACCTGGTGGTCATCTTCGGAGCAATCCTCAGTGTGGGTATGGCTGTACTATCCCTGGCTGGTCTTAAAAACAAGAAGAAGGCCCTGGTCAAGTACGAACAGGTGGCCCTTAAGAAGACCATCCAGATGGAACAGAAAATGGTTAAAACCGTGGGCATGGCGTTGATGGTCATGGTTCAACACACCAAATAG